Proteins from one Cryptomeria japonica chromosome 4, Sugi_1.0, whole genome shotgun sequence genomic window:
- the LOC131076253 gene encoding uncharacterized protein LOC131076253, with protein MNKDQEGAESEYIKTINLEDEIGEDVDFLRDLAIICRFIGIGADCKKIDKWIEDTWKTPHITKFLPRGFFIVIFAMEEERHKVLDGGLWSMDSKPLYIQRWHRNFNPLKIEPYDKPLWIRLHNLPMEYWTEEALAKIGRSLGTLMEIDADIALGDSYIYVRLQLAVVRKIPSQIKLCVNGLEWIQRVEIEEEKYYCMNCGRRNHSTNNCRIPRKENKEWRPK; from the coding sequence ATGAATAAAGATCAGGAAGGTGCCGAATCGGAATACATAAAGACAATCAATTTGGAGGATGAAATCGGGGAGGATGTGGATTTCCTCAGAGACTTGGCCATTATATGCAGGTTTATTGGAATTGGGGCAGATTGCAAGAAGATCGATAAGTGGATTGAGGATACATGGAAAACCCCACACATCACCAAATTTCTGCCCAGAGGATTTTTCATTGTAATCTTTGCAATGGAGGAGGAGCGACATAAGGTGTTGGATGGAGGCCTGTGGTCAATGGATTCGAAACCCTTATACATTCAACGATGGCACAGGAATTTTAATCCGCTAAAAATAGAGCCATATGATAAACCATTGTGGATTAGACTACATAACCTCCCAATGGAGTATTGGACAGAGGAAGCATTGGCAAAAATAGGAAGATCATTAGGaactttgatggaaattgatgcAGACATCGCGCTTGGTGATTCTTACATTTATGTGAGACTACAGTTGGCAGTTGTTAGAAAAATCCCCTCGCAGATTAAATTATGTGTGAACGGTTTGGAATGGATTCAGAGGGTGGAAATCGAAGAGGAGAAATATTATTGTATGAACTGCGGTAGAAGAAACCACTCCACAAACAATTGCAGGATCCCTAGGAAGGAAAACAAGGAATGGAGGCCAAAGTAG